One Chloroflexota bacterium DNA window includes the following coding sequences:
- a CDS encoding ribonuclease H-like domain-containing protein, producing MSVDVRARLRKVLGPSRPAAPDGQPPDGQPPETRRPAPRFPGHAHDVQDLVEGREIQGPLGACFVAEQRFALGHRHGQERLGRFFDLTDRSLGCLARSALPLDVDRESVVFLDTETTGLSGGTGTYAFMVGLAYFRGDQLLVQQYFMRHHAEEPAMLALLAQTLGQHEAVVTFNGKSFDVPLLLTRYTANRQRHAVPTGLHLDLLHPSRRFWRESLESCTLGTLERAVLGHTRNGDVPGWMIPDLYFRYLRGGDPGPMAMVFEHNLHDLLSLVALTSRLGRLLDAPPVAASSGVGAAVGTGGADADFPHPPQHGRGRSSVLELFAAARIYEDLGLWDEACERYEQALTTGKAVDLRARVAGRLAALCKRAGRHERAIELWRRLASMGLTGCEPYVELAKHYEHQLRDYDAALAVVEEALALVEIQELRRNARGSTERRELEYRRARLHQKRLRARGQAAPEAQPETA from the coding sequence ATGAGCGTCGATGTGCGGGCCCGGCTTCGGAAGGTGCTCGGACCGAGCCGGCCGGCCGCGCCCGATGGCCAGCCGCCCGATGGCCAGCCCCCCGAGACTCGCCGCCCCGCACCCAGGTTCCCAGGCCACGCGCACGACGTGCAGGATCTCGTCGAGGGGCGCGAGATCCAGGGGCCGCTCGGGGCCTGCTTCGTGGCCGAGCAGCGCTTCGCACTCGGGCATCGCCACGGACAGGAGCGTCTTGGGCGCTTCTTCGACCTGACCGACCGCAGCCTGGGCTGCCTTGCGCGCTCGGCGCTGCCGCTCGACGTAGACCGCGAGTCGGTGGTGTTTCTGGACACCGAGACCACGGGCCTGTCTGGCGGCACCGGCACCTACGCCTTCATGGTCGGGCTGGCCTACTTCCGTGGCGACCAGTTGCTGGTGCAGCAGTATTTCATGCGCCACCATGCCGAGGAGCCGGCGATGCTGGCGCTGCTGGCCCAGACGCTCGGTCAGCACGAGGCCGTGGTCACGTTCAACGGCAAGTCGTTCGACGTGCCGCTGCTCTTGACCCGCTACACGGCGAACCGTCAACGGCACGCCGTCCCGACCGGGCTGCATCTCGACTTGCTCCACCCCTCACGGCGGTTCTGGCGCGAGAGCCTGGAATCGTGCACCCTCGGCACGCTCGAACGGGCCGTGCTCGGCCACACCCGCAACGGCGACGTGCCGGGCTGGATGATCCCCGATCTCTACTTCCGCTACCTGCGCGGCGGCGACCCCGGCCCGATGGCGATGGTCTTCGAGCACAACCTGCACGACCTGTTGAGCCTGGTGGCGCTCACGTCGCGGCTGGGCCGGCTGCTGGACGCGCCGCCGGTGGCGGCGTCGTCCGGCGTTGGGGCGGCTGTTGGGACAGGCGGGGCCGATGCTGATTTCCCGCACCCGCCCCAGCACGGACGTGGACGCAGCAGCGTCCTGGAGCTGTTCGCCGCCGCCCGCATCTACGAGGATCTCGGCCTGTGGGACGAGGCCTGCGAGCGCTACGAGCAGGCCCTCACGACGGGCAAGGCCGTCGATCTGCGGGCGCGGGTGGCCGGGCGGCTGGCGGCGCTCTGCAAGCGGGCCGGTCGCCATGAGCGGGCCATCGAGCTGTGGCGGCGGCTTGCCAGCATGGGGCTGACCGGCTGCGAGCCGTACGTTGAGCTGGCGAAGCACTACGAGCACCAGCTCCGGGACTACGACGCCGCCCTGGCGGTCGTCGAGGAGGCCCTGGCGCTGGTCGAGATCCAGGAGCTGCGGCGCAACGCCCGTGGGTCCACCGAGCGCCGTGAGCTGGAGTACCGCCGAGCACGCCTCCACCAGAAGCGGCTACGAGCGCGCGGTCAGGCGGCCCCGGAGGCCCAGCCCGAGACCGCCTGA